In Pseudomonadota bacterium, one DNA window encodes the following:
- a CDS encoding OBAP family protein — protein sequence MRTSLPLIAAFGAANLVAQPTLAEDPKSPAEGFDIHVVAPHRHEDGTVHGPYHHYCKSIKPEVLQCMIFLSSDPNAELVEIEYFIDKKLARTSVTLEQWNKHFHDHKEEIATGRVQVLDVPPEKAKEIAEAASQTDGIIFHLWPVGAKVPNGEVMFPTAVSHKPVEKLEIPK from the coding sequence ATGCGTACCAGCCTTCCACTCATCGCGGCCTTCGGTGCCGCCAATCTCGTAGCCCAGCCCACACTCGCCGAGGACCCCAAGAGCCCGGCCGAGGGGTTCGACATCCACGTCGTCGCACCCCATCGCCACGAGGACGGCACGGTGCACGGCCCCTATCACCACTACTGCAAGTCCATCAAACCGGAGGTCTTGCAGTGCATGATCTTCCTGTCGAGCGATCCCAATGCCGAGTTGGTCGAGATCGAGTATTTCATCGACAAGAAGCTCGCGCGCACCAGCGTGACCTTGGAGCAATGGAACAAGCACTTCCACGACCACAAGGAAGAGATCGCTACCGGGCGAGTGCAGGTGCTCGATGTGCCACCGGAGAAAGCCAAGGAGATCGCGGAGGCCGCCTCCCAGACCGACGGCATCATCTTCCATCTCTGGCCGGTGGGCGCCAAGGTCCCGAACGGCGAGGTGATGTTCCCGACCGCGGTCAGCCACAAGCCGGTCGAGAAGCTCGAGATCCCGAAATAA